The Aspergillus chevalieri M1 DNA, chromosome 5, nearly complete sequence genome includes a region encoding these proteins:
- a CDS encoding uncharacterized protein (COG:S;~EggNog:ENOG410Q1SK) — translation MFQAVESFDLDCISKQQPLQRYESEEEDISESEAGGQDHSFSPVDFHRSDSDLSADDMSNVDEPDNFPQLVSLCQPVDKDSRPVSMATIKRASDATFVAGSYIYDAEDDMIIELPSPDTPSQLPSSAFLQPTVYNPLESKRSSARLSFRSPSPASCLSDDESDVLVAEQVKYVEPVTRPNLIVISPTSTQTPSSSTDETPSAGSGKLCPSSTSSSIQREQTDMVSSLRQPAEPLTTNRTASNKRNALYDHSGDVQPAQKPNNSEPIFPGQSLERTNTSATVNCLPVPTLPHPASRSQSISTPRPRTSISDRVASHVRLPSKSLGRPPSLRSVSSFSAPFWQRPFSPRFEDAHSRSLSYSHSVYNSDVTSSRATRPYSGTPSHAPYSAFSRGRSESTYNLSSAACDTPLPIRHQTVKHSAAPSIWSINSFSFKRKLGRTKTFRRTKQQQTGSAEKPPGKSFLGLRLGGKRKSTVKDAHF, via the exons ATGTTTCAGGCCGTGGAGTCCTTCGATCTCGACTGCATCAGCAAGCAGCAGCCTCTACAGCGGTACGAatccgaagaggaagacattTCCGAGTCCGAAGCAGGGGGCCAGGACCATTCATTCTCACCTGTCGACTTCCATCGTTCCGACTCGGATCTAAGTGCCGACGACATGTCTAATGTCGACGAGCCGGACAACTTTCCTCAACTTGTATCATTATGCCAGCCAGTCGACAAGGACTCGAGGCCTGTGTCGATGGCCACCATCAAGCGTGCTAGCGATGCTACGTTTGTCGCGGGGTCATACATCTACGATGCTGAGGACGATATGATCATTGAGCTTCCATCTCCTGACACCCCTTCACAACTTCCATCATCAGCTTTTCTGCAACCTACTGTCTATAACCCTCTTGAATCAAAACGATCCTCAGCCCGTCTCTCTTTCCGGTCACCGTCTCCCGCCTCGTGTCTTTCTGATGATGAGTCCGATGTACTCGTGGCCGAGCAGGTCAAGTACGTTGAGCCAGTAACTAGACCTAACCTAATCGTGATCAGTCCTACCTCGACACAAACGCCATCCTCTTCTACCGATGAAACACCGTCTGCAGGCAGCGGGAAGTTGTGCCCAAGCAGCACAAGCTCATCTATCCAAAGGGAACAGACCGACATGGTTTCTTCGCTCCGCCAGCCAGCTGAGCCACTGACGACAAATCGAACAGCGTCGAACAAGCGCAATGCGCTCTATGATCACAGCGGAGATGTGCAACCCGCACAGAAGCCAAATAATTCGGAACCGATTTTCCCAGGGCAATCATTAGAGCGGACGAATACGAGTGCAACTGTCAATTGCCTACCCGTTCCAACACTGCCTCATCCAGCATCACGATCGCAGTCTATATCAACCCCGCGCCCTCGAACCTCGATATCCGACAGAGTGGCCAGTCATGTACGACTTCCTAGCAAGTCTCTCGGGAGACCGCCATCACTACGAAGCGTGAGCAGTTTTTCTGCTCCATTCTGGCAACGACCATTCTCACCTCGCTTTGAAGACGCTCACTCCAGATCGTTGTCATACTCCCACAGTGTTTACAACTCTGATGTGACATCATCGCGGGCCACGCGACCATATTCCGGAACCCCCAGCCATGCACCGTACTCAGCATTTAGCAGAGGCCGATCCGAGTCGACATACAACTTGTCTAGTGCAGCCTGTGACACCCCTCTACCGATACGGCACCAGACGGTCAAGCACTCCGCCGCTCCGAGTATCTGGTCAATCAACAGCTTCAG CTTCAAGAGAAAGCTCGGTCGGACAAAGACCTTCAGACGGACCAAGCAACAGCAAACAGGGAGCGCAGAGAAGCCTCCCGGGAAGAGCTTCTTGGGGCTCCGGCTAGGCGGTAAACGGAAGTCTACCGTGAAAGATGCACACTTTTGA
- a CDS encoding uncharacterized protein (COG:S;~EggNog:ENOG410PY4T) — protein MLVRESTAYRCLKAKGFSQSGVIPDSYGTMTNMQPALWLNLHMSLEDELPPDAVLVEYIPNSQHIDLSNYSNERLHTLRDIHYEIHQARVYHGDAYPRNTMISMGDSGEEDRVLWVDFDSSQTLPEVTLTERQEKWIKRDVDLMENFVGAMAKHHEEDRLNIA, from the exons ATGCTTGTTCGTGAATCTACCGCGTATCGATGTCTGAAAGCAAAAGGATTCTCCCAGTCAGGCGTTATCCCTGATTCCTACGGAACAATGACGAACATGCAACCAGCTCTCTGGCTAAATCTACACATGTCTCTCGAGGACGAGCTGCCTCCAGATGCCGTCCTGGTTGAGTATATCCCAAATTCGCAGCACATAGACTTATCGAATTACTCAAACGAACGCCTGCATACCCTGCGCGACATCCATTATGAGATTCATCAGGCGAGAGTTTATCACGGCGACGCGTATCCGAGAAATACGATGATATCTATGGGAGACTCgggagaggaggataggGTGCTCTGGGTTGATTTCGATTCCTCACAGACCCTTCCGGAGGTCACTCTTACGGAGAGACAGGAAAAGTGGATCAAGCGAGATGTTGATCTCATGGAAAATTTCGTTGGTGCTATG GCAAAGCATCACGAAGAAGACCGGCTGAATATCGCATAA
- a CDS encoding elongation of very long chain fatty acids protein (COG:I;~EggNog:ENOG410PGGA;~InterPro:IPR030457,IPR002076;~PFAM:PF01151;~TransMembrane:7 (o49-69i81-104o116-138i159-178o184-203i223-241o261-282i);~go_component: GO:0016021 - integral component of membrane [Evidence IEA]) — MALEFLQDYRPTIDRPFGIQLWPIFDKAFEYVMGYPASQFEFVRGETPFSTIESTGVMLVAYYIIIFGGRELMKSRPALKLNTLFMIHNLYLTLISGTLLALFIEQLLPTIWRNGIFYAICDYNGGWTQPLIVIYYLNYLTKYLELIDTVFLFLKKKPLTFLHTYHHGATALLCYTQLIGLTAVQWVPITINLLVHVVMYWYYFQSARGVRIWWKEWITRLQILQFVIDLGFIYFASYTYFTSTYFPWMPNAGKCAGEEFAAFAGMIIITSYLVLFISFYIATYNKTAKAGRPRRNTGRQSLIDMRNAEIPTVGSPAGDKNATTTGRSNGPVTRSRKA; from the exons ATGGCACTCGAGTTCCTGCAGGACTACCGTCCGACGATTGATCGGCCGTTTGGCATTCAGCTATGGCCCATCTTCGACAAGGCGTTTGAGTATGTCATGGGTTATCCCGCGAGCCAGTTCGAGTTCGTCCGCGGCGAGACCCCCTTCTCGACCATCGAGTCGACGGGTGTCATGCTCGTCGCCTACTATATCATTATCTTCGGAGGTCgcgagttgatgaagagcCGTCCGGCGCTCAAACTCAACACACTGTTCATGATCCACAACCTCTACCTGACCCTGATCAGCGGAACTTTGTTGGCTTTGTTCATTGAACAGCTGCTGCCTACGATCTGGAGAAACGGTATCTTCTACGCTATCTGTGACTACAACGGTGGATGGACTCAGCCCCTCATCGTCATTTACTAT CTCAACTACCTGACCAAGTACCTCGAATTGATCGACACcgttttcctcttcctcaagAAGAAGCCTCTGACCTTCCTCCACACCTACCACCACGGAGCCACCGCTCTTCTGTGCTACACTCAGCTGATTGGTTTGACTGCGGTGCAATGGGttcccatcaccatcaacctTCTCGTTCACGTTGTGATGTACTGGTACTACTTCCAGAGCGCCCGTGGCGTCCGCATCTGGTGGAAGGAATGGATCACCCGTCTGCAGATCCTGCAGTTCGTCATTGACCTTG GCTTCATCTACTTCGCTTCCTACACCTACTTCACGAGCACCTACTTCCCCTGGATGCCCAACGCTGGCAAGTGCGCCGGTGAGGAATTCGCTGCTTTCGCTGGAATGATCATCATCACTTCCTACCTCGTCCTGTTCATCTCGTTCTACATTGCCACCTACAACAAGACTGCTAAGGCTGGTCGCCCTCGCCGCAACACTGGCCGCCAGTCTCTGATTGACATGAGGAACGCTGAGATCCCCACTGTCGGTAGCCCTGCCGGTGACAAGAACGCGACGACCACTGGCCGGTCGAACGGTCCCGTCACCCGCTCTCGCAAGGCATAA
- the COX6 gene encoding cytochrome c oxidase subunit VI (BUSCO:EOG0926522L;~COG:C;~EggNog:ENOG410PPDG;~InterPro:IPR036545,IPR003204;~PFAM:PF02284;~go_component: GO:0005743 - mitochondrial inner membrane [Evidence IEA];~go_function: GO:0004129 - cytochrome-c oxidase activity [Evidence IEA]) encodes MASTSLFRLATRAVRPSSFVRASQLPRSASRVQTPVALAINRPGFSTTSIRRSGQHDDETYEEFSARFEKEFDGVQDVFELQRNLNNCFAYDLVPSVEVLTAALKAARRVNDFPTAVRIFEGVKAKVENQEQYEQYLKALDTLRQELGVALREELYPSEQ; translated from the exons ATGGCCTCGACTTCCCTCTTCCGTCTTGCGACGCGCGCCGTCCGCCCCTCCAGCTTTGTCAGAGCTTCCCAATTGCCCCGGTCTGCATCCCGGGTGCAGACCCCCGTGGCTCTGGCTATCAACCGCCCCGGCTTCAGCACCACCTCGATTCGCCGCTCCGGTCAGCACGATGACGAGACGTATGAGGAGTTCTCTGCCAG ATTCGAGAAGGAATTCGACGGTGTCCAGGATGTTTTCGAGCTCCAG CGTAACCTCAACAACTGCTTCGCCTACGACCTTGTCCCCTCCGTTGAGGTCCTCACTGCTGCCCTGAAGGCTGCCCGCCGCGTCAACGACTTCCCCACCGCTGTTCGCATCTTCGAGG GCGTCAAGGCCAAGGTCGAGAACCAGGAGCAGTACGAGCAATACCTCAAGGCCCTCGACACGCTCCGCCAGGAGCTTGGCGTTGCTCTCCGGGAAGAGCTCTACCCCAGCGAGCAGTAA
- a CDS encoding glycosyltransferase family 15 protein (CAZy:GT15;~COG:G;~EggNog:ENOG410PIMR;~InterPro:IPR029044,IPR002685;~PFAM:PF01793;~SECRETED:SignalP(1-28);~go_component: GO:0016020 - membrane [Evidence IEA];~go_function: GO:0000030 - mannosyltransferase activity [Evidence IEA];~go_process: GO:0006486 - protein glycosylation [Evidence IEA]), with protein sequence MAVARPIRMLGAASILLCLFLIFQLNKGPTPLVSQGRTYNGMKSDPLLEPTGEPEGQLWRVDDGDYSPNSANSARTNAALISLVRNEELDDLIPTIRDLERTWNSKFNYPWIFFNDVPFTEEFKRRTKAETKAKVYYEQIPKDHWSVPDWIDMDLFYESAELLKEKGIQYSDKMSYHLMCRWNSGMFYKHPILKDYRYYWRVEPKVQYFCDVDYDVFRYMEDRNTTYGFTINLFDAPQSIPKLWPETKKFIAANPSYVADNNMMEWLTDDQLRPEHTKEANGYSTCHFWSNFEIGDLDFFRGDKYEAYFQHLDRAGGFFYERWGDAPVHSIALGLFEDAAKVHWFRDIGYRHTPYFNCPNSPKCSGCTPGKFYDGEPFLAKEDCRPNYFKYVGTH encoded by the exons ATGGCTGTTGCAAGACCCATCCGCATGCTGGGCGCAGCGTCCATTCTGCTGTGTCTCTTCCTTATCTTCCAACTTAACAAGGGCCCAACTCCTTTGGTCAGCCAGGGGAGGACATACAATGGCATGAAGTCGGACCCTCTCTTAGAAC CAACCGGAGAGCCCGAAGGTCAGTTATGGCGTGTGGACGACGGCGACTATTCCCCCAACAGCGCCAACTCTGCCCGCACCAATGCCGCGCTCATTTCCCTCGTACGGAACGAAGAACTTGACGACTTGATCCCCACAATTCGCGACTTGGAACGGACCTGGAACAGCAAGTTCAATTACCCATggatcttcttcaacgacgTCCCGTTCACGGAGGAGTTCAAGAGGCGGACGAAGGCCGAAACGAAGGCGAAGGTTTACTATG AGCAAATCCCCAAGGACCACTGGTCGGTTCCCGACTGGATCGACATGGACCTCTTCTACGAATCTGCGGAGctgctgaaggagaagggtaTCCAATACAGCGACAAGATGTCCTACCACTTGATGTGCCGCTGGAACAGTGGCATGTTTTACAAACACCCGATCCTCAAGGACTACCGCTATTACTGGCGTGTGGAGCCTAAGGTCCAGTACTTCTGCGATGTCGACTATGATGTTTTCCGGTACATGGAGGACCGCAACACCACCTACGGTTTCACCATCAACTTGTTCGATGCGCCGCAAAGTATCCCTAAGCTCTGGCCGGAGACCAAGAAGTTCATTGCCGCGAACCCCTCCTACGTAGCCGATAACAACATGATGGAGTGGTTGACGGATGACCAGCTGCGGCCTGAGCACACCAAGGAAGCTAACGGCTACTCCACCTGCCACTTCTGGTCGAACTTTGAAATCGGTGACTTGGATTTCTTCCGGGGTGACAAGTACGAGGCATACTTCCAACATCTGGATCGTGCTGGTGGTTTCTTCTACGAGCGCTGGGGCGATGCGCCGGTTCACTCGATTGCTCTGGGTCTATTTGAGGATGCAGCCAAGGTTCACTG GTTCCGCGACATCGGATACCGCCACACCCCATACTTCAACTGCCCCAACTCCCCCAAGTGCTCCGGTTGCACTCCCGGCAAGTTCTACGACGGCGAACCCTTCCTGGCCAAGGAAGACTGCCGGCCAAACTATTTCAAATACGTCGGAACGCATTAA
- a CDS encoding putative gamma-tubulin complex component GCP5 (COG:Z;~EggNog:ENOG410PFIT;~InterPro:IPR007259,IPR041470,IPR042241,IPR040457;~PFAM:PF04130,PF17681;~go_component: GO:0000922 - spindle pole [Evidence IEA];~go_component: GO:0005815 - microtubule organizing center [Evidence IEA];~go_function: GO:0043015 - gamma-tubulin binding [Evidence IEA];~go_process: GO:0000226 - microtubule cytoskeleton organization [Evidence IEA];~go_process: GO:0007020 - microtubule nucleation [Evidence IEA]), which produces MAHAANISALTDQLITAVTKSPDKKNTSRSKNLKRRIEETFKASQYGRTDQFAVAKQLEGLQEKFRVLNRDELATDLRSSLIELDNYRSPWFPEILSLFLQLSDRPVLQPQRDKTVTQKPVQVEESLSWSEADRAGTAYCDEEDIWEDVDFRAGSSEDDVSSVSSEISVPRILPQESIALDEEYVIPDEVFIPEEDGGVLVTIKDVQFWKPENNTALSPKENYSCPVTELQIVRETIFMLQGLPTSLFWRSADSVEVDRTYALAHSSNETLSCLLRSFSTIGAQIDILRRFITIPQTVAYVQSFIRGIEDLLQKFDAFLSKAQTQYLTPTWTAAVSLLELLEVVRRESRVLLSLAGLVSTISHDVQTQSVQCLDLLYDLVCMTQAVGDDNEFKSLAELFFFCFKSYIRPILLWTETGHLDSVEETFFILENGQDRDLRTLWHDWYTLDETSKLPNAPKFLHQVAHKIFTTGKSMVFLRHLEAIPTDIDRLSKSTLTFGDLYPHHSSSSFTLPFSVQLESAFEKLIGANHSVTSDWLQAVLDQQCGLWTSLQALDYIYLCKDMSITGSIDYKIFESIDRGKGAWNDRFLLTELAQHALSALPLVDPSRVIVRSSKVSPQDPDVQSKSVKMLNVLSFDYILPWPVANVITKDAISTYQRISTFLMQIRRAQYVTVKQRLQYPSNSTEKNPDRTHVLGYAVRHSMLWFLNTLYGHIVDVVISTTTSAMRKELSSSKDIDAMIAVHRAYISSMEDQCLLSRNLVPLHEAIINTLDLCVRFADLQAVYYGDNQLDQMQSSKSFRKQHDEEQSDSDSDEDEDDEFDQGNTTRTIPTQGASYPQQIRSLKNEFDRSVGFLTAGLKSVGRVDGQPSWEILAEKLEWRKEREAF; this is translated from the coding sequence ATGGCACACGCAGCCAACATTAGCGCGTTGACGGACCAGCTAATCACAGCAGTCACAAAATCCCCAGACAAAAAGAATACATCGCGTTCTAAGAATCTCAAACGCCGTATCGAGGAAACGTTCAAGGCTAGCCAGTATGGACGGACGGATCAGTTTGCAGTTGCGAAACAGCTGGAGGGACTGCAGGAGAAATTCCGAGTCCTGAACAGAGATGAGCTGGCGACGGACCTGCGTTCATCTCTGATCGAACTGGACAACTACCGGAGTCCATGGTTTCCGGAGATCTTATCTCTATTCCTGCAGCTCTCGGACCGTCCGGTTCTGCAACCGCAACGAGATAAAACCGTGACGCAGAAGCCCGTACAAGTCGAGGAATCGCTTTCTTGGTCCGAAGCAGACCGTGCTGGGACCGCATACtgtgatgaggaggatatcTGGGAAGACGTAGACTTTCGTGCTGGATCTTCGGAAGATGACGTCTCATCGGTGTCCAGCGAAATTTCCGTCCCCCGCATATTGCCCCAAGAGTcgatagcattggatgaggAGTATGTGATTCCTGATGAGGTATTCATAccagaagaagatggaggcgTACTCGTCACCATCAAAGACGTCCAGTTCTGGAAGCCTGAAAATAATACGGCACTATCTCCTAAGGAAAACTATTCTTGCCCTGTTACTGAACTTCAGATTGTGAGGGAGACTATCTTCATGCTGCAAGGCCTCCCCACGTCTCTGTTCTGGCGTTCCGCCGACAGCGTCGAGGTAGATCGCACATATGCGCTTGCGCATTCCTCAAACGAAACACTGTCATGTTTACTACGGTCATTTAGCACCATAGGAGCCCAGATCGATATCTTGAGGCGATTCATCACAATCCCGCAAACAGTCGCCTATGTTCAAAGTTTCATTCGGGGCATTGAAGATCTTTTACAAAAGTTCGACGCTTTCTTGTCAAAAGCTCAGACACAATATCTAACACCGACTTGGACAGCCGCAGTAAGCTTACTAGAGCTGTTGGAAGTTGTCAGACGCGAGTCACGAGTCCTTCTGAGCTTAGCGGGTCTTGTATCCACCATCAGCCATGATGTGCAGACTCAGTCCGTACAGTGCCTTGATCTATTGTACGACCTGGTATGCATGACACAAGCTGTTGGCGATGACAATGAATTCAAGTCGCTTGCAGAACTATTCTTTTTCTGCTTCAAATCTTATATACGCCCGATCCTGCTCTGGACGGAAACGGGACATTTGGACTCTGTGGAAGAAACTTTCTTTATCCTAGAGAACGGCCAAGATCGCGATCTACGAACTCTCTGGCATGATTGGTATACGCTGGATGAGACTTCTAAGCTACCGAATGCTCCTAAATTCCTCCACCAAGTTGCTCACAAGATCTTTACTACCGGCAAAAGCATGGTTTTTTTGCGCCATTTGGAGGCCATTCCAACAGACATAGATCGTCTCAGCAAAAGTACACTTACCTTTGGAGATCTATACCCTCACCATTCCTCATCGTCGTTTACTCTGCCGTTCTCCGTGCAACTGGAATCGGCATTCGAAAAATTGATCGGCGCAAACCACTCAGTTACCTCAGACTGGCTACAAGCAGTACTCGACCAGCAATGTGGATTATGGACCTCCCTCCAAGCCCTGGATTACATCTACCTCTGTAAAGACATGAGCATCACAGGGAGCATCGACTACAAGATCTTCGAATCAATCGATCGAGGAAAAGGCGCCTGGAATGACCGTTTCTTACTCACAGAACTCGCGCAGCACGCACTCAGCGCTTTACCCCTGGTCGACCCATCCAGGGTCATAGTCCGATCTTCCAAGGTCTCACCACAAGACCCTGACGTCCAAAGCAAGTCCGTGAAGATGCTGAACGTGCTATCATTCGATTACATTCTTCCCTGGCCCGTGGCCAACGTCATCACAAAAGACGCCATTTCCACATATCAACGCATCTCCACGTTTCTCATGCAGATCCGCAGAGCTCAATACGTGACCGTGAAACAACGTCTCCAGTACCCCAGCAATTCTACAGAAAAGAACCCCGATAGAACGCACGTGTTAGGCTACGCTGTCCGACATAGCATGCTCTGGTTCCTGAACACCCTTTACGGCCATATTGTTGATGTGGTTATATCGACTACGACGAGCGCAATGCGGAAGGAGCTTTCTTCGTCGAAGGACATTGATGCTATGATCGCTGTTCATCGCGCTTATATTTCGTCGATGGAAGATCAGTGCTTGCTATCGAGAAACCTCGTTCCGCTGCATGAGGCTATTATCAACACTCTAGACCTGTGCGTCCGCTTCGCGGATTTACAAGCGGTGTATTACGGTGATAACCAACTCGACCAAATGCAGAGCAGCAAGTCTTTCCGGAAACAGCACGATGAGGAGCAGAGcgactccgactccgacgaggatgaagatgacgagTTCGACCAAGGAAACACGACCCGCACCATCCCCACACAAGGTGCATCATATCCGCAGCAGATACGATCTTTGAAGAATGAATTCGATCGGTCTGTTGGCTTCCTCACGGCTGGGCTGAAGAGTGTGGGACGTGTTGATGGACAGCCTAGTTGGGAGATACTGGCGGAGAAGTTGGAGTGGAGGAAGGAGCGTGAAGCATTTTAA